One window from the genome of Pyxicephalus adspersus chromosome 6, UCB_Pads_2.0, whole genome shotgun sequence encodes:
- the EIF1 gene encoding eukaryotic translation initiation factor 1, protein MSAIQNLNTFDPFADASKGDDWLPAGTEDSIHIRIQQRNGRKTLTTVQGIADDYDKKKLVKAFKKKFACNGTVVEHPEYGEVIQLQGDQRKNACQFLVEVGLAKEDQLKVHGF, encoded by the exons ATGTCCGCTATCCAGAACCTCAACACCTTCG ACCCCTTTGCTGATGCAAGTAAAGGTGATGACTGGCTCCCAGCTGGGACAGAGGATTCTATCCATATAAGAATCCAGCAAAGAAACGGAAGGAAGACGCTTACAACAGTACAGGGTATAGCGGATGACTACGATAAGAAGAAATTAGTTAAAGCATTCAAGAAG aaatttGCTTGCAATGGTACCGTTGTTGAACACCCTGAATACGGAGAGGTGATCCAACTTCAGGGTGACCAGCGCAAGAATGCTTGTCAGTTCCTTGTGGAG gTTGGACTGGCCAAAGAAGATCAACTAAAAGTCCACGGATTTTAA